From a single Chloroflexota bacterium genomic region:
- a CDS encoding acylphosphatase: MVSNLETTRLTAIVTGLVQGVNFRAFTQRRAAELGVTGYVCNRSDGSVQFVAEGARPDLERLLDATRVGPWMAVVENIDAHWDAPTGEFYHFEIRY; encoded by the coding sequence ATGGTTAGCAACTTGGAAACCACACGACTGACCGCCATTGTCACCGGATTGGTGCAGGGTGTCAACTTTCGCGCGTTCACGCAGCGCCGCGCGGCGGAACTGGGTGTGACCGGCTATGTTTGCAATCGTTCCGATGGTTCGGTCCAGTTTGTTGCCGAAGGTGCGCGTCCGGACTTGGAACGTCTGCTCGACGCAACGCGCGTCGGTCCGTGGATGGCGGTCGTGGAAAACATTGACGCGCACTGGGACGCGCCGACTGGGGAATTTTACCACTTTGAAATCCGATACTGA
- a CDS encoding MFS transporter: MQRDNLRVLAGMSFLRGAHTSIYNTLWQPFAASLGASASQIGLISAIAGTNGLLATLVQPIGGRLADRFGRKPVLIAAGLGTLAAYAAFESAGIVRLFALIVCGALFLSIAAISRPASSSMTAESARTERHASAFSLMMAVTMAPGIVAPALGGALADHAGYIAIFPVMLALEAIAMVLLWRCLVETNARQSARVSPRSFWRLIVPPRRLIAFYGAIAGDSFAWGMGFGILSVMLVKTLHFTNEQLGIQASVMSLAWALMQYPIGRFVDQRGTKATMVFSESLGLPLMLIWMAQPSFEIFVASQILFALTAATWVPVTNTYLTRSVAPAERAEAFGRANLFRGLIAFPAPWIGGMLYEWGGMTAPLAANLIGSVSVMLLMIVFLREPHVEEME; this comes from the coding sequence ATGCAACGCGATAATCTACGCGTGCTTGCCGGCATGTCGTTCCTGCGCGGCGCGCACACAAGTATCTACAACACACTCTGGCAGCCGTTCGCCGCAAGTCTCGGCGCGTCCGCGTCGCAAATCGGTTTGATCAGCGCGATAGCAGGCACGAATGGATTGCTTGCCACGCTCGTGCAACCCATCGGCGGACGCCTCGCCGACCGGTTCGGGCGCAAGCCGGTTCTCATCGCGGCAGGGTTGGGCACGCTCGCAGCATACGCGGCATTCGAGAGCGCGGGCATCGTGCGTCTGTTTGCGTTGATCGTGTGCGGCGCGTTATTCCTCAGCATCGCCGCGATCTCGCGCCCGGCATCCAGCTCGATGACCGCCGAGTCCGCGCGCACCGAACGCCACGCGAGCGCGTTCAGTTTGATGATGGCAGTCACGATGGCGCCGGGCATCGTCGCGCCCGCGCTCGGCGGCGCACTCGCGGACCATGCCGGCTACATCGCGATTTTTCCGGTCATGCTCGCGCTCGAAGCGATCGCGATGGTGTTGCTCTGGCGATGCCTGGTCGAAACGAACGCGCGGCAATCCGCGCGTGTTTCGCCTCGATCATTTTGGAGATTGATCGTCCCGCCGCGCCGGCTCATCGCGTTCTACGGCGCGATTGCCGGGGATTCGTTCGCGTGGGGGATGGGCTTTGGCATCTTGTCGGTGATGCTCGTCAAGACGCTGCACTTTACGAATGAGCAACTCGGCATTCAAGCAAGCGTGATGTCGCTCGCGTGGGCGCTGATGCAATATCCGATTGGGCGATTCGTAGATCAGCGCGGCACTAAAGCGACGATGGTATTTTCCGAATCGCTCGGCTTGCCGCTGATGTTGATTTGGATGGCGCAACCCAGTTTTGAAATTTTTGTCGCGTCGCAAATCCTCTTCGCGCTCACCGCCGCGACCTGGGTGCCGGTGACGAATACGTATCTCACACGGAGCGTCGCGCCCGCCGAACGCGCTGAAGCATTCGGTCGCGCGAATTTGTTTCGCGGGCTGATCGCGTTCCCCGCGCCCTGGATTGGCGGAATGTTGTACGAATGGGGAGGGATGACCGCGCCGCTCGCCGCAAACCTGATCGGCAGTGTCAGCGTCATGTTGCTGATGATCGTATTTCTGCGCGAGCCGCACGTGGAGGAGATGGAGTAA
- a CDS encoding HD domain-containing protein: MIITIDDARAFYAGAESAHDFEHVLRVYTLAERIARAEGADLDIVRAAALLHDIARAEEDTTGKGDHAQMAAERARAILLARGVPTDQADAIAHAIAAHRFRGTTAPQTLEARVLFDADKLDSIGAIGVARAYAIAGTLNQRMWGEASLDAMATRDQHNSSHTPVAEFAVKLSKVRERVHTATAQKIAIERHAFMADFFARLEREVRGEA, from the coding sequence TTGATTATCACGATTGACGACGCGCGCGCGTTTTACGCGGGCGCCGAAAGCGCGCACGATTTCGAGCACGTTTTGCGCGTGTACACGCTCGCCGAGCGCATCGCGCGCGCGGAAGGCGCGGATCTCGACATCGTCCGCGCTGCTGCGCTCTTGCACGATATCGCGCGCGCGGAAGAAGACACGACCGGCAAAGGCGATCACGCGCAGATGGCGGCAGAACGCGCGCGCGCGATTTTGCTCGCGCGCGGAGTGCCTACCGATCAAGCGGACGCCATCGCGCACGCGATTGCCGCGCATCGCTTTCGCGGCACGACCGCGCCGCAAACGCTCGAAGCGCGTGTGCTGTTCGACGCGGACAAACTCGATTCGATTGGCGCGATCGGCGTCGCGCGCGCGTACGCGATTGCCGGTACGCTGAATCAGCGCATGTGGGGCGAAGCATCGCTGGACGCGATGGCAACGCGCGATCAACACAATTCGAGCCACACCCCGGTCGCCGAGTTCGCGGTCAAGTTGAGCAAGGTGCGCGAACGCGTGCACACCGCAACCGCGCAAAAAATCGCAATAGAACGCCACGCGTTCATGGCGGATTTTTTCGCGCGGCTCGAGCGCGAGGTACGTGGTGAGGCGTAG